A window of Chlorobium phaeobacteroides DSM 266 genomic DNA:
ACTCCCCCTTTTGTCATCTCGACCATCGGGAGAGATCTCATTGGAATACCGGGGATTGGGATGAAGAGGAAGAGTTTTCCCACGAATTACACGAATTTTCACGAAAGGGAATTAAGGCTGTATTGCTATTTCGCCATCTCGCTATCCAGCCATCCAGCCTTGTTTTGCATTGGGAACGAATTTTGGAACAAATTTGCAACGTAACACGCTCTTCGTCATCTCGACCATCGGGAGAGATCTCATTGGAATGCCGGGGAATGGGATGAAGAGGAAGAGTTTGCCCGCGAATTACGCGAATTTGCGCGAAAGGGAATTAAGGCTGTATTGCTATTTCGCCATCTCGCTATCCAGCCATCCAGCCATCCAGCCTTGTTTTGCATTGGGAACGAATTTTGGAACAAATTTGCAACGTAACATGTAGCACGTAACACGCTCTTCGTCATCTCGACGTTAGGGAGAGATCTCTCTTCTCTTCTGTCCTTTCCCCCAACTCAGCACTTGGAACTCAGTACTCAGAACTTATATCACCCTCTATGAGTGCAATAAGATATAAAGAAAAAACAGAGGCTTAACGCCAACGTGCTGGATTATCTGTTTCAATCCTCTATGAGTGCAATAAGATATAAAGTTGACGTTGGGCGTAATGGTATTTGTCATGCCATCATTCCTGAAAGTTTCAATCCTCTATGAGTGCAATAAGATATAAAGCGTTGACTACGACGCTCACATTGCAAAGAACGGAAAGAAGGTTTCAATCCTCTATGAGTGCAATAAGATATAAAGTTTGGATACGTGAGGGCGATGAATATCGCCCACCAAGTTTCAATCCTCTATGAGTGCAATAAGATATAAAGGAAACCTCATGGAGGACAGAGAAAAAGAAAAAATACGTTTGTTTCAATCCTCTATGAGTGCAATAAGATATAAAGAACGGAATCCGGAAAACCATGTACGACGGCGGAAACTGACAATGTTTCAATCCTCTATGAGTGCAATAAGATATAAAGCGACACTATCCCCAAAGGAGTCCGGAGTACCGGATGGTGTTTCAATCCTCTATGAGTGCAATAAGATATAAAGTAATAACAACAATAAAAAAGGAGTAGTCGAATGCGTAAGTTTCAATCCTCTATGAGTGCAATAAGATATAAAGTCCCCGAACACAAATTGCAGAAGGAATTGATCATTTATGTTTCAATCCTCTATGAGTGCAATAAGATATAAAGAGGCGACAGCAACTGGTGGCAACGCCAGTGCAAGTTTCAATCCTCTATGAGTGCAATAAGATATAAAGAAAATGTACATTGACGGTAAAGATGATAAACGTTAAGTTTCAATCCTCTATGAGTGCAATAAGATATAAAGTGTCAACCTTGTTAGCTTGCAGTAGAGAATACGAGACAGTTTCAATCCTCTATGAGTGCAATAAGATATAAAGTTGGAAAAAAGTTTTCAGTTTTTGGGGAGCATTCCTCAATATTCTGTTTCAATCCTCTATGAGTGCAATAAGATATAAAGCAGATGAAGCTCGAAATCCACCATCCCAACAAGAAAAGTTTCAATCCTCTATGAGTGCAATAAGATATAAAGTCGGCAACAATGGAGGTGATTATGGGTAAGTATTATGTTTCAATCCTCTATGAGTGCAATAAGATATAAAGAGTACCTCTGGAAACGCTTGTCTGGCAAGGGCTCCAGGAGGGAAATCGAAGGCTCGTTGAAAAATCGGCGATGTCAAGGGACAATGACCTGATTTTACTCCTGTACAACATCTGTATCTTAAGCAAAATGAATGAGATAAACAACGTCGAAGGCTCATCTTGGCTTAAATTTCCCTGTAACCTTTTATTCTGCTTGACGTTATTGTCGAAAAAACCGGGTTTTGCGTTTCACTGTTTGTGAGGTCTCGATTGATCAATTGCCTTTTATACCGGTAGCTTGTACGGGTCGTACTGCGTTCGGGTTCCGGCTATAACCTCGCTCATGATCCTCACCTGTTTTTCGATATGCCGCCTGAAATTGAGCGTTTTGCCGGTGCAGCCGTCACGGAATCAAGTGAGTGACAATAAAGGAGCAATACCATTTAAAGAATGCGGATTGGTAGTGGCGGGGCTGGTTGACGACCGCATTTCAGATTCCAGTATGCCCATGAACGGGCATCAAAAACGCCTGGAGGGGGATTTTCAAGAACCTCCGAAAATTCATTTTTCCCTGCAATGCCTTGAAGCATCTGCAAATCATCAACAGTACCATAGGTCATAACATGGGCGAGAAAATGCACCGGGTCCGCAAGCTCATCTTCCGGCTCCCTGAACCATACAACTCGACGAGCCACCTGCAGCATTTCCGGGGTAACGGGCAAAGTTTTCATGAGTTGTATCCGTTTTCGATCTTTCGTTCAGCATAAGGTTTTAAAACAGGCAAATTTATCGGATCGACAGAATCAACGGCATGACATAAACGATCTCGGATATCGGTGGGCAATGCGGGTATATCATCAAAAAAAGAGAGCGCCTTCAAGGTTATCATGGGGTTGAAACTACACCCATAAATCACCTGACCTGCTGCTAAAACCGTCGGCAAATCGATACCGTGCTGCAACAGTGCGTCCATATCGAGATAATCTTTTACCTCTGCCCTTTTTTGCACCACAGCTGCTTTCGTTCCTGCAATATCCAATAACGACGCGACAAAAAGAGTGCTTCCCTGAGCCTGATCAGGAGCTTCTACCTGCCCAAGACCCAAGCCTCCAAAAAAAGAGAGTAAAACAGGGCCGCCACGATCTACCCGGCAAGTCAGCGTATTAGGGCCAACCTGTAGACGCTCGGCCCCTTTGAGATAGAAAAGCGTATCGACCAACTCATCCGGATCAAACGGCTTGTTTGAGAAAAAATCAAAATCAACTGAAACCC
This region includes:
- a CDS encoding nucleotidyl transferase AbiEii/AbiGii toxin family protein, yielding MLPPSQLRLWPELDATPETFTLYGGTALALRFGHRVSVDFDFFSNKPFDPDELVDTLFYLKGAERLQVGPNTLTCRVDRGGPVLLSFFGGLGLGQVEAPDQAQGSTLFVASLLDIAGTKAAVVQKRAEVKDYLDMDALLQHGIDLPTVLAAGQVIYGCSFNPMITLKALSFFDDIPALPTDIRDRLCHAVDSVDPINLPVLKPYAERKIENGYNS